Proteins encoded in a region of the Altererythrobacter ishigakiensis genome:
- a CDS encoding DUF58 domain-containing protein, with the protein MKLNLPFVPTERAAWLAAGAAPVAVLLGAISPGAWVVAPAAAAALFMLVLLDAFLAGDITSWDIEADDDAEVGEATDIVAHAKFAKDRIPHRIEAAVQFDPRLHEEGRATIVLLDGKDSARGKFRAVPSRRGTARIERAWLRWTGPLGLGARQVERELAIDIRIWPDLSPVRSADLQTFLRDAQIGLIARRLRGEGTQFEALSEYEPGMDRRWIDWKASARHTKLYARENEAERNNQIVFAFDCGQAMCEPVDGLPRIDRAVSAALTCAYVAMKGGDRVSLFGFAQRPGLMTPFVSDTRAFHRLQSSAAELDYHAVEPNFTLALATLTGKLQRRSLIVLFSDFTDPTAAELMIESLGRLVKHHLVLFVTITDAEIEQYVGAAPEDLATLARSVTADTLARQRATVLERLRRLGIDVVDAPWDQIGPQLIDRYFAIKRQEAIG; encoded by the coding sequence ATGAAGCTTAACTTGCCTTTTGTCCCAACAGAACGCGCCGCTTGGCTGGCGGCTGGCGCAGCGCCAGTTGCCGTATTGCTTGGCGCGATATCGCCGGGGGCATGGGTGGTTGCACCCGCAGCGGCAGCGGCACTGTTCATGCTGGTTCTGCTCGACGCATTTCTCGCCGGCGATATTACGTCATGGGATATTGAAGCTGACGATGACGCCGAAGTCGGCGAGGCAACTGATATTGTCGCACACGCCAAGTTCGCGAAAGACCGCATTCCGCATCGTATCGAGGCCGCAGTGCAATTTGATCCGCGGCTGCACGAAGAAGGCCGCGCTACGATCGTTCTGCTTGATGGTAAAGACAGCGCCCGCGGCAAATTCCGCGCCGTACCTTCGCGCCGCGGAACCGCGCGAATTGAACGAGCATGGCTGCGTTGGACAGGGCCGCTAGGGCTTGGCGCCCGACAGGTTGAGCGTGAGTTGGCAATCGATATCCGAATCTGGCCCGACCTGTCGCCTGTACGTAGCGCGGATCTGCAAACTTTCCTGCGCGATGCGCAAATCGGACTCATCGCACGCCGTTTGCGCGGTGAAGGTACTCAATTCGAAGCGCTTTCCGAATATGAGCCGGGCATGGACCGCCGCTGGATCGACTGGAAGGCCAGCGCACGCCACACCAAGCTCTACGCCCGCGAGAACGAGGCCGAGCGCAACAACCAGATCGTGTTTGCCTTCGACTGCGGGCAAGCGATGTGTGAGCCGGTGGACGGATTACCCCGGATCGACCGCGCAGTCTCAGCCGCTCTCACCTGCGCCTATGTCGCGATGAAAGGCGGCGACCGGGTCTCGCTGTTCGGATTCGCTCAGCGCCCGGGGTTGATGACCCCATTCGTCAGCGACACACGCGCATTCCATCGCTTGCAAAGCTCGGCTGCGGAGCTCGATTACCACGCAGTTGAGCCGAATTTCACGCTCGCGCTGGCAACGCTCACCGGAAAGCTTCAGCGCCGTTCGCTGATCGTCCTGTTCTCAGACTTCACCGACCCGACTGCGGCAGAGTTGATGATCGAGAGCCTGGGAAGGCTCGTCAAACATCATCTGGTCCTGTTCGTGACGATCACTGATGCCGAGATAGAGCAGTACGTCGGTGCCGCGCCTGAAGACCTCGCGACCTTGGCGCGCAGCGTTACAGCGGACACTCTGGCCCGCCAGCGCGCGACTGTACTGGAACGCCTGCGTCGCCTGGGGATCGATGTCGTCGACGCGCCGTGGGACCAGATCGGCCCTCAGCTGATTGACCGTTATTTCGCGATCAAGCGGCAGGAGGCGATTGGATGA
- a CDS encoding stage II sporulation protein M has protein sequence MKTPIIARFGKSAEIETPPDIESAVLRSDRFRLERESDWRRLEDILARMEKGSMRRVTDAELLALPALYRIAASSLSVARETSLDRATLSYLETLVQRAWYQVYGPRQGLFAWLRGFLFGGWSRAVRGIWLDVCIALFVMVAGTVVGWFLVARDKEWFYALVPTSMSDGRVPGASREQLAETLATHDSSEGLSIFAAALFSNNAGVAILAFALGFAFGIPSLLLLVHNMALLGAMLWLFSSQGLTFEFAAWLSVHGTTELFAILLSGAAGLHVGRSMAFPGERTILQAASESGKRAAVVMIGVIVMMIVAGFLEAFPRQLVDGAEGRMAIGAALLTFWLAYFFLYGGKRRAGEA, from the coding sequence ATGAAGACACCCATTATCGCCCGCTTCGGGAAATCGGCAGAGATCGAGACCCCGCCCGATATCGAAAGCGCGGTCCTGCGCTCTGACCGCTTCCGGCTGGAACGGGAAAGCGACTGGAGGCGGTTGGAAGACATCCTTGCGCGAATGGAAAAAGGCTCGATGCGCCGTGTTACCGACGCAGAACTGCTGGCGCTGCCTGCACTCTACAGGATCGCAGCCTCCAGCCTGTCAGTTGCGCGTGAGACATCGCTTGATCGCGCAACACTCAGCTATCTTGAAACACTGGTTCAGCGCGCCTGGTATCAGGTTTACGGGCCACGGCAGGGCTTGTTCGCATGGCTGCGTGGTTTTCTCTTTGGCGGATGGAGCCGGGCCGTGCGCGGCATCTGGCTTGATGTATGTATCGCGTTGTTCGTGATGGTTGCCGGTACCGTGGTCGGCTGGTTTCTGGTCGCGCGGGACAAAGAATGGTTCTACGCACTCGTTCCGACTTCCATGTCCGATGGACGCGTTCCGGGGGCAAGCCGGGAGCAATTGGCAGAGACACTGGCCACGCATGACAGCTCTGAAGGGTTATCGATCTTCGCAGCAGCTCTTTTCAGCAATAATGCGGGCGTAGCTATTCTGGCTTTCGCACTGGGATTTGCATTCGGTATCCCGTCGCTGTTGCTGCTGGTGCACAATATGGCGCTGCTTGGCGCCATGCTGTGGTTGTTTAGCAGCCAAGGGCTAACCTTCGAATTTGCGGCTTGGCTGAGCGTACATGGCACTACTGAGCTCTTCGCCATACTCTTGTCGGGTGCAGCCGGGCTGCACGTGGGAAGATCCATGGCGTTTCCCGGAGAGCGTACGATCCTGCAAGCTGCATCGGAAAGCGGCAAGCGCGCTGCAGTAGTCATGATCGGCGTGATCGTAATGATGATTGTAGCCGGTTTCCTTGAAGCCTTCCCGCGTCAGTTGGTGGACGGTGCAGAAGGCCGGATGGCTATTGGGGCCGCATTGCTCACTTTCTGGCTCGCCTATTTCTTCCTCTACGGCGGAAAACGCCGCGCAGGTGAAGCATGA